The Thiogranum longum genome includes a region encoding these proteins:
- the pssA gene encoding CDP-diacylglycerol--serine O-phosphatidyltransferase yields the protein MDEEQQTRPRRRGIYLLPNLFTTAGLFAGFYAIVSAMSGNFEVAAIAIFVAMVMDGIDGRVARLTNTQSEFGVQYDSLSDMVCFGLAPSLIIFEWALRSMIEQGWIWNKLGWLSAFVYTAGAALRLARFNTQVGSADKHYFQGLPSPSAAAVLAGLVWFSEDNNLSGEDMWMVGAVLAAAMGALMVSNVRYYSFKEIDFKNRVPFVALVLTVFVFVVISSHPPSVLFFGFLLYVISGPVLTLYQIRQRRRQRRQSQ from the coding sequence ATGGACGAAGAACAGCAGACCCGACCTCGTCGCAGGGGTATCTATCTCCTTCCCAACCTGTTTACCACGGCAGGTTTGTTTGCCGGGTTCTACGCCATTGTGTCGGCCATGAGCGGTAACTTCGAGGTGGCGGCGATCGCCATCTTTGTTGCCATGGTTATGGACGGAATCGATGGCCGTGTTGCACGCCTGACCAATACCCAGAGTGAATTCGGTGTCCAGTACGACAGCCTGTCGGACATGGTGTGTTTCGGACTCGCGCCTTCACTGATTATTTTCGAGTGGGCGCTGCGCAGCATGATCGAGCAGGGCTGGATCTGGAACAAGTTAGGCTGGTTGTCGGCGTTTGTGTATACCGCCGGTGCAGCACTGCGCCTGGCACGATTCAATACCCAGGTTGGCAGTGCAGACAAACACTATTTTCAGGGATTGCCGAGTCCTTCGGCTGCCGCTGTGCTGGCCGGACTGGTGTGGTTCAGTGAAGACAATAACCTCAGTGGTGAGGATATGTGGATGGTTGGTGCAGTACTGGCCGCCGCCATGGGTGCACTGATGGTCAGCAACGTGCGCTACTACAGCTTCAAGGAAATCGATTTCAAGAATCGGGTGCCGTTCGTGGCACTGGTGCTTACGGTTTTCGTGTTTGTAGTGATTTCCAGCCACCCGCCCAGTGTGCTGTTTTTCGGTTTCCTGTTATATGTAATCTCCGGGCCGGTATTGACGCTCTACCAGATACGTCAGCGTCGGCGTCAGCGCCGTCAGTCCCAGTAG